The Verrucomicrobiia bacterium genome includes the window CGGTTGTACTTGATGCCGACCTGCGCGGCTTGGGCCGGGCCGCCCTGAGCCGCGAAAACCAAAACGAGAATCGCGGCAAAATGCGCCGGCCTTAACGGGAGACTCATTGCTTTTTCTTGATGAACTGGCCGAGCTGGTCCACGGCATCCATGATGTTGACCGGCACCGCGATCACGACCGTATTGGAGGCCGTGGGCCCGAGTCCGTCGATCGACTGCAGGGTGCGGAGCTGCATGGCGCCCGGGCTTTCGGCCATGGTGCGGGCCGCGGCCGCGAGGTTGAGCGCCGCTTCCTTGTCGCCCTCGGCTTTGGTGATCGTGGCGCGTTTCTCGCGCTCAGCCGACGCCTGGCGCGACATCATCTTCTTCAGCTCTTCGGGCATGTCGATGTCCTGCATGCGGATGCCCGTGACTTCAAGGCCCCAGTCCTGGGTATCTTTTTCCACGGTCTCCTCGATCGCCTTGCCGATCTGCTCGCGCTCGACGAGAAGCTGGTCGAGCGTCATCTGTCCCACCACGTCGCGCAGTGAAGTCTGCGCGTATTGCGAGATCGCGGTCCGGTAGTCCTGCACTTTGATGATCGCGTTCGCGGGATCGTCGACCTTGAAGAAGAGCACGCCGTTGATTTTGACGGGCACGTTGTCTTTGGTGATCACCTGCTGCGCGGGAATGTCCATCGCAAGCACGCGCATGTCGAGCAGCTTGACCTGGTCGATGAGCGGGATGATGAAGAAAAGGCCCGGGCCCTTGATGCTGCTGAATTTTCCGAGCCGGAACACCACGCCTTTTTCCCACTGGGCCGCGAGCTGGATGCCGGAAGCGATGACGATGTCGCCGAAAAGCCAGGCCATGCCCACCCAGGTCGCCATGAGCGGGTCGGTTTGCCAGACAATGTTCATCACGAACAGTCCGACGATCAGCAAAACCGTGAAAAGAAGTCCCGAAATGTAGTTCATCATAAAACGCTCCTTGTCTTGGTTAACCGCCTAAAAGGTCCGGCATTCCTCGAGATTTTTTTCCGGCGCGGGATCCGCTTTCGGCGGCGAGGTTTCCCGTCCGAAGATCCCGGCCTTCATGAAACGCGCGCGGATTTCCCAGAGGCGGCAAAAATTCCCCACGCCTTTTTTGGGAACCAGCGCGCAAAGTCCGAATTGAGGATTGAAAGAAGCCTGCCAGAACGGATGCCCCGCCTCTTTCTGGTAATCTTCGATGGCAGTCATGACGCCGTTGCGCGGGCCGCCTTCATGAACGGCATGGAAGGCCCGCGGGTTCATTCCTTCCGGACTGAGCGCGCTCCTGCCGCGCACGACGCCCTGGCGCTCGAAAGGATGGCGGAACGCTTCGGGCACGGCGGCGGGAGCGTAATAGCGGTCGCGCCTTCCGTACGGCCAGGACGTGTCATGAAAAAAAAGCGCGCCGGAATCCGCAAGAAGGCCCCGCTCGCGGATCAGGGAAAGTTCATGATAGACCGTGTACCAGTTGTGGTCGCCGTCGACCATGATCGCGTCGAACGCGTCCTTCGCGCCGAGAGCCGCCAGCATTTCAAGGCTCGTGCCGCGGCGCAGCTCCACGCGCGAATTTCCCGCGTATTTTTTTTCCAGATCGTGGACAAGGCAAGGGTCCATCACGACGATTTCTTTGAGCGCGGGAATCCGGAGCAGAGCATCGGTCACGGCGCCTTCGCCCGCGCCGATCTCGCAGACACGGCGGCAGCGGTGGTCCTGCAGATAAGAACGGAGGATGAGCTCGAAAAGGAATTTCATCGTGTGCTTAATCTAGCACGTTTGAGGACGGACGCAAGCTTCGCAGGGAAGGTTTCGCGCCCGGAACCTAGCGGGCGAGATAGCCGCCGTCGACGACCAGGGCATGCCCCGTTATAAAGGAAGCCTGGTCCGAGCACAGCCAGACCGCGGCCGCGGCCGCTTCTTCGGCCTTGCCGAAGCGGCCTGAGGGCAGGTCTTTCTTGATGAGGGAATAAGAAAAGCGTTTCTTGAATTTCTGGTAAAGCCGGGTGATGGCGTCGGAGCCGTCGCCCGCTTTTCCCGCGACGGCCCTGTCCAGCATGCGCGTCTCGATCATGCCCGGGCAGATCGCATTGATGCGGATGCCGGACTTGAAGTATTCCAGTGCCGCGGTTTTCGTCAGGCCGATGATGCCGTGCTTGGTCACGGCGTACGGGGCCGAACGCTTGAGGCCCGTGAGGCCCGCGACGGACGCCGTGTTCACGATCGCGCCTCCGCCGCCGCGCGTCATGGCCGGAATTTCGTACTTCATGCAAAGCCACACGCCTTTGAGATTCACGCCGAGCACGCGGTCCCATTCTTCTTCCGTGTACTCCGCGGTCTTCACGCGCCGGCCTTCGATGCCCGCGTTGTTGAACGCAAAATCCAGACGTCCGTAGGCTTGGGTCGTTTCCTCGACCATGCGCTGGACATCCGCGGCTTTGGAAACGTCCGCGCGGACGAAAACAGCCTCGCCGCCCTGCGCGCGGATGCCGGAAGCGGTTTGCTCCCCGCCTTCCGCGTCCACGTCGACGGCCACGACTTTGGCGCCGCGCGCCGCGAAGGCAAGCGCCGCCGCGCGGCCGATGCCACCCGCCGCTCCTGTGACGAGAGCCGTTTTAGTATCCCATCCGCTTGTTTCCCGCTCGCTCATGCTTGAGTTCCCCGCTCGAGCTTCACCATTTCATGCACATTGCCGCGCACCGGCACGGCGTTGTTTTCATAACGGCCGTCCTGCTCGAAAACTTTCATGGGCATGCCGCGCTTGACGCCGAGCGTCACGACCACATGCCGGTCGATGCGCGCGTCCGGAACGACCTGCAGGCGCCGGGCTTTCAAGGCCATTGCAACGATGATCTTCATCATCATGGTGGCCAGGGCCCCGCCCAGGCACGAATGAGCGCCGTAGCCGAAGGGCAGGTACTCGAAAGGCGAAGGCTGCTGGGATTCCCAGCGCTCGGGGCGGAAGCGCTTCGGATCCTCGAAGACCTGCGGTGAGCGGTGGGTGAGGTAATGGCTGTGAAAAACCGGCGTGCCTTTTGGAAGGAGATAGGGCCCGACCTTCACGTCTTTCGTGCATACACGGTAGGAATAAACCGGCGGCGGAAAAAGCCGCATGCTTTCCTTCAAGACCGCGTCGAGATAAGGAAGGGCCGCGATTTTTTCCCACGCGTCGTCCTCGAGGCCCTGCAATTCTTCGTGCAGCCGCGCGGCTTCTTCCGGATGCTGTGCCAGCAGGAAAAACGTCCACGTCAGGGCATGCGCCGTGGTTTCGAAGCTGGCATTGAACACAAAGCCGGTCAGACCGATCAATTCGTCGTCCGAAAGCCGGGGCTCGGGCGCGTCATGCGCGCTCAGAAGAAGCGACAGCACGTCGTTGCCGCCTTCGAGGCCTTTCGCGCGGCGCTTGGCGATCATGAGGCGCACCTTGGCTTCGAGTTTTTCCGCGTAGCGCAGCAGCCGGCCGTACGGCGTGAGCGGCGTATTCCAGCGCAGGACGCGGACGGACGCGGAATTGCTCATGTGATGCCACGCATCGAAACTGTCCGCCACGTCGAAGGCCGTGGGATCGTCTTCCAGGCCGAAAAGAATGTCCGCCGCGATCTGCTTGATGAGCGTTTTCATTTCCGCGCAGATGTCTTTTGTCTCGCCGGGCTTCCAGCCCGCGATCAGGCGGCCGGTCATGGCCTTCACGGAAGGAACGTATTTCACGATTTCTTTGGTATAAAAAGGCGCGGCCACGACCTGGCGCGCGCGGCGGTGCTGCTCGGCGTTCATGTTGAGGAGCGTGAGGCCGAGCCGCCACTGGGAAGAATTTTTCGGGCCCTGGAACGTGATGCCCACATTCGCAAAAGTCCCGGCGTCGCTGAGAAATTGCTGGTTGTATTCGGCGCCGATGCCGAAGACCATGCCGCGCCGGCCGCGCACGAAAAGGAAAAGGTCGCCGTACTCGCGCTGAGCCCGCGACATGTAGGCAATGGGGTCGGCCAAAAAAGAAAAAAGGTTTCCCCGCCATCCGACAAAAGGCATGGGCGGCGGGCCCGGCATTTGTTCGATGGGAATCAAGGAAACAGGCGTCTCGGACGGCGCGGTAGACCTGGGGGCGGACACAGATTCGGACAACGGATTCTCCTGGGTAGCGTTAGCGGGAAAAAAACGGTCCGGAGGCTCCGCGGAACGGCTTCCGGAAAGGCGTATTCTATGCCATCCCCCATGAAATGAGAACCGATTTCGGAAGGCTCCCGCCCGTCGGATTCCGCTAGGCTTGATGCCGGGCCTGGTTAGGAAAATTGCCGGCAGACTTTAGAGTGGAATAGAACTTGGCGTCAATGTTCGTGGAAGCGCTGCTGCAGGACCTTGGAAAAGGCGCGGCAGGCATCGATGGCCGTAAAAATACCGACGAGCTTCTTGTTCTGCACCACGAGCGCCGAGCCATAATGCTGCCCGGCCATTTCGTCGAGCACTTCGTGGAGCTTGGCGTCCGGCGGAACTTGATAAGGTTTTTCATGGCAGATGTCCGCAAGCTTGAGAAGCTGGGGGCTCGAGCCCACGAGGCCGAGCGCCATTTTCACATCGCGGTCGGACACGATGCCGTACAAAACGCCGTCTTTCATGACCGGCAGATGGCGGATCTTCAATTTCTGCATCAGGGCTTCGGCCGCCTCGACCGATTCTCCCGCTTCTAGGGTCTTGGGCTCACACGACATGTATTTTTGAATGATGGGCTCTTCTTTGCTCATACGTTCTCCGGAAAGTTAAAAGCGGTTGAGGCTCTTAAAATGTCGTCATTCCCGGCAGGATATTCAGTGGAATTTAAAGAGGAGACTATCGGGCCCGCTCCCAGGCTTCGAGAGAGCCGGGCTTGACGCGAAACAGCGGATGCGGATCGAGCCGCGCGCGCCTTGCTTTGGCGAAACCGCGCGGGGTCGCGCTTTTTCAATTTCAGGCGCAGCCATTGCCATTCGTACCGCATCTGGCCGCGGGTGACGAAGAGTTTCGAGCGGGAATTTTTTCCCGGGATCTTCGTCCGGTCGAAACAGTATCCCCGCCGGCACGCTTCTTCCCAGACTTCATATTAAATAGGAAGCGATCACGGCCTGCGGATCTGCGGCGGCCCGGAAACGGTCCAGCTGCGGGTGGTGCTTGTGGCCGCGCGTCCTGCCGCGCAGGGCTTTCTGGGCGAGAAGGCCTTCGCGCCAGAGCGCGACCATGCCCTTGGCATCGAGTTATTTGGGATGAAGGCTCCAGAGCCGCATCAACCCTGTTTGAGCCAGTCGATGGCGGCCACGATGTCGTTGTAGAAAACGCGGTGATCGCCTTCGGCGAACGCAAGCCGCGCGAGATAAGCAAGCCGGCTGTTCGGCACGACGATGGCGCGCCTGAGCTTCACGCCCATTTCTTCGTCGAGCTTCCACTGCGCAAGAGGCACTTCCACGGGCGGGGCTTCCATTTCGAGCG containing:
- a CDS encoding slipin family protein → MMNYISGLLFTVLLIVGLFVMNIVWQTDPLMATWVGMAWLFGDIVIASGIQLAAQWEKGVVFRLGKFSSIKGPGLFFIIPLIDQVKLLDMRVLAMDIPAQQVITKDNVPVKINGVLFFKVDDPANAIIKVQDYRTAISQYAQTSLRDVVGQMTLDQLLVEREQIGKAIEETVEKDTQDWGLEVTGIRMQDIDMPEELKKMMSRQASAEREKRATITKAEGDKEAALNLAAAARTMAESPGAMQLRTLQSIDGLGPTASNTVVIAVPVNIMDAVDQLGQFIKKKQ
- a CDS encoding class I SAM-dependent methyltransferase yields the protein MKFLFELILRSYLQDHRCRRVCEIGAGEGAVTDALLRIPALKEIVVMDPCLVHDLEKKYAGNSRVELRRGTSLEMLAALGAKDAFDAIMVDGDHNWYTVYHELSLIRERGLLADSGALFFHDTSWPYGRRDRYYAPAAVPEAFRHPFERQGVVRGRSALSPEGMNPRAFHAVHEGGPRNGVMTAIEDYQKEAGHPFWQASFNPQFGLCALVPKKGVGNFCRLWEIRARFMKAGIFGRETSPPKADPAPEKNLEECRTF
- a CDS encoding glucose 1-dehydrogenase, whose amino-acid sequence is MSERETSGWDTKTALVTGAAGGIGRAAALAFAARGAKVVAVDVDAEGGEQTASGIRAQGGEAVFVRADVSKAADVQRMVEETTQAYGRLDFAFNNAGIEGRRVKTAEYTEEEWDRVLGVNLKGVWLCMKYEIPAMTRGGGGAIVNTASVAGLTGLKRSAPYAVTKHGIIGLTKTAALEYFKSGIRINAICPGMIETRMLDRAVAGKAGDGSDAITRLYQKFKKRFSYSLIKKDLPSGRFGKAEEAAAAAVWLCSDQASFITGHALVVDGGYLAR
- a CDS encoding cytochrome P450 is translated as MSESVSAPRSTAPSETPVSLIPIEQMPGPPPMPFVGWRGNLFSFLADPIAYMSRAQREYGDLFLFVRGRRGMVFGIGAEYNQQFLSDAGTFANVGITFQGPKNSSQWRLGLTLLNMNAEQHRRARQVVAAPFYTKEIVKYVPSVKAMTGRLIAGWKPGETKDICAEMKTLIKQIAADILFGLEDDPTAFDVADSFDAWHHMSNSASVRVLRWNTPLTPYGRLLRYAEKLEAKVRLMIAKRRAKGLEGGNDVLSLLLSAHDAPEPRLSDDELIGLTGFVFNASFETTAHALTWTFFLLAQHPEEAARLHEELQGLEDDAWEKIAALPYLDAVLKESMRLFPPPVYSYRVCTKDVKVGPYLLPKGTPVFHSHYLTHRSPQVFEDPKRFRPERWESQQPSPFEYLPFGYGAHSCLGGALATMMMKIIVAMALKARRLQVVPDARIDRHVVVTLGVKRGMPMKVFEQDGRYENNAVPVRGNVHEMVKLERGTQA
- a CDS encoding CBS domain-containing protein — protein: MSKEEPIIQKYMSCEPKTLEAGESVEAAEALMQKLKIRHLPVMKDGVLYGIVSDRDVKMALGLVGSSPQLLKLADICHEKPYQVPPDAKLHEVLDEMAGQHYGSALVVQNKKLVGIFTAIDACRAFSKVLQQRFHEH